A single Verrucomicrobiota bacterium DNA region contains:
- a CDS encoding Gfo/Idh/MocA family oxidoreductase encodes MGNKRPLNVGLIGGSKGFITNAHQRAIFMDGTRRVTAAALSSNPENALRSAEEWPYPITGYESYDAMLEQELGKPQGERIDYVLIQTPNHAHFDPAKKFIEAGIPVFCEKPLTLNLEESQTLCRLVNEKIIPFCVAHTYLGHWTTRLARHIVQSGLLGDIRWVDSSYHQSWMAMRASDPDIKKTTWRLNKNISGISNCGGDIGTHALMQLRYITGLEVKELSAHLESFFKWNENPDDNLDDHFTAYCRLSNGGKGLVRATQIAIGHKNDLRIEVNGEKGSLRWAQEESEKLQVYPLGKPDRVYYRDPNLKPDDFLEKLPQELLDENTIPWGHSEGFHDAFARLHRCFENDVRAYQTNAYTATDGSKYATVEDGLAGIQFIEKAVESSRNNGCWLSL; translated from the coding sequence ATGGGAAACAAAAGACCTCTTAATGTCGGCCTGATCGGAGGAAGCAAAGGCTTCATCACCAACGCGCATCAACGCGCCATTTTCATGGATGGCACACGTCGAGTGACTGCGGCGGCACTTTCGTCGAATCCGGAGAACGCACTGCGATCTGCTGAGGAGTGGCCGTACCCCATCACAGGGTATGAAAGTTACGACGCCATGCTGGAGCAGGAGCTTGGAAAACCGCAAGGTGAACGAATTGATTATGTTTTAATTCAGACTCCCAACCACGCACATTTTGATCCTGCAAAGAAATTTATCGAAGCAGGCATTCCGGTGTTTTGCGAGAAGCCACTCACACTCAACCTGGAAGAATCCCAAACGCTGTGCAGGTTGGTAAATGAAAAGATCATCCCTTTCTGTGTTGCCCATACCTACCTGGGGCATTGGACCACACGGTTGGCACGACACATCGTTCAAAGTGGATTGCTGGGAGACATTCGTTGGGTGGATAGCTCTTATCATCAATCATGGATGGCCATGCGCGCAAGCGATCCGGATATCAAAAAAACCACCTGGCGTCTGAATAAAAACATCTCGGGTATTTCAAACTGTGGTGGTGATATCGGTACCCACGCTCTCATGCAGCTACGTTACATTACAGGTCTCGAAGTCAAGGAGCTCAGCGCTCATCTGGAGTCGTTTTTTAAGTGGAATGAAAACCCGGACGACAATCTCGATGATCATTTCACTGCCTATTGTAGATTGAGCAACGGTGGAAAAGGATTGGTGCGCGCAACACAGATCGCCATCGGCCACAAAAACGATCTTCGCATAGAAGTGAATGGAGAAAAAGGTTCATTGCGCTGGGCCCAGGAAGAGTCGGAGAAACTGCAGGTATACCCACTGGGAAAACCCGACCGCGTTTATTATCGAGATCCAAATCTGAAACCAGATGATTTCCTAGAAAAACTTCCTCAGGAACTTTTGGATGAAAACACCATTCCCTGGGGTCACAGTGAAGGGTTTCACGATGCGTTTGCCCGCCTACATCGTTGTTTTGAAAACGATGTCCGGGCGTACCAGACAAATGCTTACACCGCAACCGACGGCTCAAAATACGCTACGGTTGAGGATGGCCTCGCGGGAATTCAATTCATCGAGAAAGCGGTCGAAAGCAGTCGAAACAATGGCTGCTGGTTAAGTCTATAA
- a CDS encoding alpha/beta hydrolase fold domain-containing protein, protein MKKRCLLHTLLILTIGFPPTFLPAEVELPFGKNPSRKEVRNWINNLSQNERAEGIATFYEQIGKPVLQRTLNQKKYVAPGLSDEDTRSFVFKTTEKRNLHIFVDYPDTWQATDKRPALVFWHGGGFTQGNAGQFYHQANYFTQRGAVCFRPEYRIRDLDQTIPVSAVEDGISAIRWIKERAQEFGIDPNEIVVGGGSAGGCMASAVATVDAQKFAQLGFVGEEDNLDIDIGVKAMLLFNPFVDFFEPTHPRQIEEECLFLGKDPEDYREGLHVVSAIENLTKDSPPSIILFGTRDAFYVSDIRWIIRTKELGLKCQSYVYKGEVHSWYNNSPHLEYTTHNVNEFLIDIGFLNREPVVEMPHKSISSNRSDIQDTKYDGKKDWDELAKFKKLREDNDIPLIPFKHYEQ, encoded by the coding sequence ATGAAAAAACGTTGCCTGCTTCATACACTGCTAATTCTGACGATTGGCTTTCCCCCAACATTCCTTCCGGCCGAAGTTGAGCTTCCCTTTGGGAAAAATCCTTCACGCAAGGAAGTGAGAAATTGGATAAACAACCTATCGCAGAATGAACGGGCGGAGGGGATTGCCACATTTTACGAACAAATTGGAAAACCCGTTTTGCAACGAACTCTGAACCAAAAAAAATACGTAGCTCCTGGGCTGAGCGACGAAGATACCAGGTCCTTCGTTTTTAAGACCACCGAGAAAAGGAATCTTCATATCTTTGTGGATTATCCTGACACCTGGCAAGCCACCGACAAACGCCCTGCCCTTGTTTTCTGGCACGGTGGCGGTTTTACCCAAGGAAATGCCGGACAATTCTACCACCAAGCCAATTACTTCACTCAACGTGGAGCCGTTTGTTTTCGTCCCGAATACCGAATACGAGATCTGGATCAGACGATTCCTGTCTCGGCAGTAGAGGACGGGATCAGCGCCATTCGTTGGATTAAGGAAAGAGCTCAGGAGTTTGGTATCGATCCGAATGAAATAGTGGTTGGCGGAGGTTCCGCCGGAGGATGTATGGCTTCTGCCGTTGCGACAGTAGATGCCCAGAAATTTGCGCAGCTTGGTTTTGTCGGCGAAGAGGACAATCTCGACATCGATATCGGCGTAAAAGCCATGCTTCTATTTAACCCATTCGTCGATTTCTTTGAACCAACCCACCCGAGACAAATTGAGGAAGAATGCCTCTTCCTCGGCAAAGACCCAGAAGACTACCGGGAAGGACTGCATGTGGTATCGGCCATCGAAAATCTGACCAAAGATTCGCCACCGAGCATCATCCTGTTTGGGACAAGGGACGCGTTTTACGTTTCGGACATTAGATGGATCATTCGCACAAAAGAACTTGGATTAAAGTGCCAAAGTTACGTCTATAAAGGCGAGGTTCACAGTTGGTATAACAACTCTCCTCACCTGGAATACACCACCCACAATGTAAACGAGTTTCTGATCGATATAGGATTCCTCAACAGGGAACCCGTGGTCGAAATGCCTCACAAGTCAATCAGCTCGAATAGAAGCGACATTCAAGACACCAAATACGACGGAAAAAAAGACTGGGATGAATTGGCGAAATTCAAAAAACTTCGCGAGGATAACGATATTCCACTCATCCCATTTAAGCACTACGAACAATAG